The DNA sequence AACCCCAGATGAGGCAAGAGTAGGCAGACCCTGCAACTGTTGCGTGACAACAGTATTGAACCAAAAATTATAGAATATTTGAAGGACGTACCTTCAAATGGCGATTTTAATGCACTTGCGGTTAAACTGGGAATGCACCCCGCAGATTTCGTCCGTAAAGGTGAAGCAGATTTTAAAGAAAACGGTATTGCCGATATTTTAGATGATGATGAAAAAATGTTTATTGCTATGAATCAATTTCCGAAAATAATGGAACGACCTATTATAGTTAAAGGTGATAAAGCTGTTTTGGGAAGACCGCCAGAGAATGTGATGGGGTTAATATAAATATTCATACAGACAGTGTCATTTTGACCCCAGACACGGAGTGTCGGGTGGAAAAATCTCAAGCAGGCGATCATGGGTCAACAAATGTTTGAGATACTTCTTCTTGATAAGATCAAGACTCAGTATGACCAATACAGAGGAGAGTTGAGAGAAAAACTATGAGCATTCGCATATTCATTACTGGCGGCACATTCGACAAAGAGTACAACGAAATTACCGGGAAGCTATATTTTAAAGATACCCACATGCGTGAAATTTTGGATCTTGGGCGGTCTAAAATTGATGTAAGTATTCGAACATTAATGATGGTAGACAGTCTAGATATGACAGACTCGGATCGGAATTTGATTTTAGATAATTGTAATCGAACGGTTGGGGATCAAATTATCATTACCCACGGCACTGATACTATGACCGATACAGCTAAAATTCTGGCCACAGGGCAGCTAGAAAAAACAATTGTCCTTACGGGGGCAATGATTCCATTTAAATTTGGCACGTCAGATGGTTTATTTAATTTGGGGAGTGCGCTGGGGTTTGTCCAGAGTTTACCCCACGGTGTTTATATTGTCATGAATGGCCGCTGTTTTGATTACGACAAAGTAAAGAAGAATAAAGAAACAGGTGTTTTTGAACCTTTATAATTTTTGACTTTTACCCAGGGATTTCATCAAATGGATATAAAATTGAATCCCCTTTTCATATGCTTTTACCCCGATTCGCTCATCGATACCGTGGATGCGTTTCATATCGCTATCATCGGTTTTTCCGATACCAGAAAATCGATAAATATTTGGAGAAAGATCCAAAAAATGTTTTGTGTCCGTTCCCCCGGGGCTGATACCTGGAACTACCACTACTTCCGGAAAAACATCATAAATATTTTGGGTTAGAAATTTGAATTGATCCGCTGTTGGGTCAGATACGGGTGCCGGTTCTCGGCCAAATTGTCCCTCTGGATGTTTTACCTCTACCCGCGGATCGTCAATAATATCTTTAACCATTTTTACAATACCCTCTGGCGTATCACCGGGGATGATTCTGAAGTTAATCATGGCCCTGGCTTGTGCCGGAATTACGTTATCTTTTATACCACCAGAAATAATGGTGGGCGCCGTGGTGGTGCGTATTACGGCACTACCTGCGGGAGATGATGAAAATATTCTCTCAATCAACCCTTCGAATAACCATTGATTGGCCATAATGACACGGGGTAAGAAACTCATTTCGCCACCGATAGCTTTAAACATAAGTTTTGTAGGTCCATCAAGTTTAGCGGGCAACGGGTTCGCCTGAAGTTTGGTGATGGCATTTGCCAAGATACCGATAGTTGTTTCTTTTTTGGGCATGGATGAATGGCCACCCGTTCCTGTCGCCACTAACTCCAAGGTCATATATCCTTTTTCACTCACGGCCACAAAGGCAACGGCTTTTTCTATACCAAATGATTTTCCTGAAGTAATACCGCCACCCTCATCCAGAATTAAATCGAAGTCGATACTGTTGTTCCGAAAATATTCTGCTGATTTTTTTGCCCCTTCATTTCCCCCAATTTCTTCATCATGTCCAAATGCAATATATATGGTTTGGGCGGGCTGAAAGCCATTGGATATTAGTTGATCTACCGATTCCATGATGGCAAATAAATTACCTTTGCAATCCATGGTTCCACGGCCCCATATAATCTCTTCATCAGCTTTGCCGCCAAATGGCGGGTGAGTCCATTGATCTAAAGATTGGCCATCAATGGGCACCACATCCATGTGGGCCATAAACAGAACAGGTTTTTTCAATGGTTGCGCCCCGTTCCACTTTAATATGAGACTATGTTTATTGATTGTGTATGACTCAAGTGTATTAAATACTCTGGGGAATTCTCGTCGGAGGTACCGGTTAAAGTTCACAAAATGTGTATAGTCAATTTTATCCGAGTTCATCTGAGATATGGTGGGGATTTTAATTCCACCAGAAAGACGATCAACCGCTTTTTGAATATCAATATTTTCCAATTTGACGGTGTTGCCCATGGGTCTTACAGTTTCAATATTATAGGTATTAAATAATAAAATGGCGGTTAAAACTGCTCCCAGTCCAAGAATTCCTTTTAAAACATTTTTCATTTATTTTCCTGCCAATCGATTATAATCATTTCAGTTTGTCTCGGATCAATGTAATCACAAGATTGCCCATTAAAAAATGCATCTTCTTCCAACATAATGGCTACTTCTTTATTCCATTCTTTTATAAATACTTTTGCATTGAGTTCAATGGAGTAGGCCGTATTTGGGAATAATGGATAATCGCCATTTACAGGAACCCCCTCCTGTTTGTCCCACATGCCGATAGTTGGCCCGGAACCATGACCGTAATAGCCAATGGGATGGGTATAAATCTGAGGTTTGATCCCTTCTGCCTTGGCTTGCTTTAAGGCGGATAAAAGCATTTCGTTTCCGGTTTGACCTGTTTTGAATTGGTCCGTAAGTATATTCTGCAATCTGTTTCCTACTGCTAATGCTTTGACCAAAAAGTCAGGCGCGTTGCTTTCGCCGGGCATAAGTACGTATGCATGCTGCTGAGTGTCGGTATTGAGCCCTAAGTATGTAATGCCAAAATCAACATGGAGTAAGTCCCCTGGGCGAATAACATTGTCAGCCTTATCTTTTGAAAATGCTTCCAGAAAATCAAAATTCTGTTGATCTGCTCTTTGAATATCAACAGTGGGGTGAAACCATGTAACAAGGTTCAGGTCGCGGATACGTTCCCGATACCACCACACCACATCATCGGTGGTGGTTACCCCTGGCGTAATTACCTTTGCAGAAAAGCCTTCTTTAATGATATCGTGGGCAATGCGGCAGATATCAGGATAGATTTTCATTTCTTTCGCACTACGTGTTTCCAGCCATCCGATGGCGACTTTTTCAGCACTTACAATTCGTCTATGATATTTCCGCGGTAATGCTTTTTTGAATAGTTTATATTCCGTTGATGTCAAGCCATCGGCTTGGGCAAAGAATTCACTTTTATTGAGCCCAATTGTTTGGGGGTTTTTAGTTTTAATCAAGTCAGCCAGTGCTTTGTATTGATTCGGCTGTACTTTCGGATCCCAAGCTTTTTTAAATACCTCTCCTACATCATAACGAGCTACGGCATAAGTTTCTAGCGGTTGGCCATCCCCGGGATTATGGATTACTAAGATTGTCCGACGTCGGGCATTGAGCCAAGTTGCTGGAAGCATCGTACGGATTACAGGATCTTCATTGTATTCCCGAGCGATGATGATCCACATATCCAGGTTATTGCGCGCCATGATTTCTGGCAGGACTGTATCAAAACGATCCTTTAGCAATGCGTCCCGCACTGGTGCTCTTTCACGCATGGATAGAATATTTGACATAAGGTTGTCAGCAACAAGGACGGAAGAGATTAGAAAAATGAATAAAAAGTTTTTCATGGAATATTTTCTCATAGTAATTGTTTTTGATTAGGTATCATTTATTTAAAAGGGTGAAAATTCGATTGCCAATCTGACTGCGCAAGAATAAATCATGCAATGGAAAAAGGAAATTTCCTTAGTAATATGGAAATAACAACGAGACGCCTTAAAAATGATTTACAAATGCACATCATGTCACCAAAAGATTAATGACCCCCCGGTACCCGTCTGGTTGTGTCCCTGCGGCAAACCACTCGAAGTTCATTATGAAGGGGAGAGAGAGGTGCGGCCAATTGAGGTTGATTTAAAAGAATCATCATTATGGCGGTATGAATCCGTGTTACCCCAAATAAAGGAAAGGGTAACTTTAGGCGAGGGTAAAACGCCCCTAATTTCAGTTGGAAATAATACTTATGTAAAAGATGAAACGGTGAATCCCACTGGCTCTTTCAAAGACCGGGGTATGGCTTTGGCTGTTTCCATGGCGAAGGCTCAAGGGGTTGAAACTATTTGTCTACCATCGGCGGGGAATGCAGGGATTTCAGCCGCGGCTTATTGTCAAAAAGCAGGGATTCAATGTAATGTATTTCTCCCGGAAATAATTCCAGAATCGTTTAAAAAAGAAACAGATCGATATGGGGCAAATCTTGTTTTAAAGGGACAAACAATTTCTGATGCTGCCAAAGCAATGCAAGAGGCCAAAGAGCCGGGATGGTTTGATATATCGACATTAAAAGAACCATTTCGTGTTGAGGGGAAAAAGACATTGGGTTATGAAATTGCAGAACAAATGAATTGGTCTTTACCTGATGTTATAATTTATCCCACCGGCGGCGGTACGGGATTGATAGGTATGTGGAAAGCATTTAAAGAAATGGTGGGAATGGGATGGATATTAGAACCGCTCCCCCGTTTGGTTGCGGCTCAGTCTGATGGTTGTGCGCCGGTGGTTAAAGCCTTTCAAGCCATGGAAAAATCAACTGAATTCTGGGAAAATAGCGAGACGGTAGCATTGGGCTTAAATGTTCCAGGTCCTTTGGGTGGCCGTTGGATATTGGAGACACTATCAGCTTGTAATGGAATTGCCGTGTCAGCAAAAGAATCAGAATTGGAAATGATGACGGATGAATTTCGGGGAGAAACCGGTATTAATGTTAGCGCAGAAGGTGGCGTTGTAT is a window from the Candidatus Neomarinimicrobiota bacterium genome containing:
- the arsC gene encoding arsenate reductase (glutaredoxin) (This arsenate reductase requires both glutathione and glutaredoxin to convert arsenate to arsenite, after which the efflux transporter formed by ArsA and ArsB can extrude the arsenite from the cell, providing resistance.) — protein: NPRUGKSRQTLQLLRDNSIEPKIIEYLKDVPSNGDFNALAVKLGMHPADFVRKGEADFKENGIADILDDDEKMFIAMNQFPKIMERPIIVKGDKAVLGRPPENVMGLI
- a CDS encoding asparaginase, with protein sequence MSIRIFITGGTFDKEYNEITGKLYFKDTHMREILDLGRSKIDVSIRTLMMVDSLDMTDSDRNLILDNCNRTVGDQIIITHGTDTMTDTAKILATGQLEKTIVLTGAMIPFKFGTSDGLFNLGSALGFVQSLPHGVYIVMNGRCFDYDKVKKNKETGVFEPL
- a CDS encoding M20/M25/M40 family metallo-hydrolase, coding for MKNVLKGILGLGAVLTAILLFNTYNIETVRPMGNTVKLENIDIQKAVDRLSGGIKIPTISQMNSDKIDYTHFVNFNRYLRREFPRVFNTLESYTINKHSLILKWNGAQPLKKPVLFMAHMDVVPIDGQSLDQWTHPPFGGKADEEIIWGRGTMDCKGNLFAIMESVDQLISNGFQPAQTIYIAFGHDEEIGGNEGAKKSAEYFRNNSIDFDLILDEGGGITSGKSFGIEKAVAFVAVSEKGYMTLELVATGTGGHSSMPKKETTIGILANAITKLQANPLPAKLDGPTKLMFKAIGGEMSFLPRVIMANQWLFEGLIERIFSSSPAGSAVIRTTTAPTIISGGIKDNVIPAQARAMINFRIIPGDTPEGIVKMVKDIIDDPRVEVKHPEGQFGREPAPVSDPTADQFKFLTQNIYDVFPEVVVVPGISPGGTDTKHFLDLSPNIYRFSGIGKTDDSDMKRIHGIDERIGVKAYEKGIQFYIHLMKSLGKSQKL
- a CDS encoding aminopeptidase P family protein, encoding MKNFLFIFLISSVLVADNLMSNILSMRERAPVRDALLKDRFDTVLPEIMARNNLDMWIIIAREYNEDPVIRTMLPATWLNARRRTILVIHNPGDGQPLETYAVARYDVGEVFKKAWDPKVQPNQYKALADLIKTKNPQTIGLNKSEFFAQADGLTSTEYKLFKKALPRKYHRRIVSAEKVAIGWLETRSAKEMKIYPDICRIAHDIIKEGFSAKVITPGVTTTDDVVWWYRERIRDLNLVTWFHPTVDIQRADQQNFDFLEAFSKDKADNVIRPGDLLHVDFGITYLGLNTDTQQHAYVLMPGESNAPDFLVKALAVGNRLQNILTDQFKTGQTGNEMLLSALKQAKAEGIKPQIYTHPIGYYGHGSGPTIGMWDKQEGVPVNGDYPLFPNTAYSIELNAKVFIKEWNKEVAIMLEEDAFFNGQSCDYIDPRQTEMIIIDWQENK
- a CDS encoding threonine synthase yields the protein MIYKCTSCHQKINDPPVPVWLCPCGKPLEVHYEGEREVRPIEVDLKESSLWRYESVLPQIKERVTLGEGKTPLISVGNNTYVKDETVNPTGSFKDRGMALAVSMAKAQGVETICLPSAGNAGISAAAYCQKAGIQCNVFLPEIIPESFKKETDRYGANLVLKGQTISDAAKAMQEAKEPGWFDISTLKEPFRVEGKKTLGYEIAEQMNWSLPDVIIYPTGGGTGLIGMWKAFKEMVGMGWILEPLPRLVAAQSDGCAPVVKAFQAMEKSTEFWENSETVALGLNVPGPLGGRWILETLSACNGIAVSAKESELEMMTDEFRGETGINVSAEGGVVWATYKALKKTGWIGSNDKTILFATGIERG